Sequence from the Nocardia cyriacigeorgica GUH-2 genome:
ACTAGAACGTGTTACATTCACTTGTATGGCACCGACGCCGATCGATGACGCCGCGTCCGCACATTGGCGATTAACGCGGTACGCGGCGCATTCGAACGCGACGGGCCGGGCACGCGGTTTACCGTCCGTAGACCGGAAAACCGAACATTATGCAACCCGTTCCAGGGCATAGGGAGACCAGAACCGCCATGCGTACCGAAATCTGCGACCGCCTGGGGATCGAGTTCCCCATCTTCGCCTTCACCCATTGCCGCGATGTGGCGGCCGCGGTCAGCAATGCCGGCGGTCTCGGGGTGCTCGGCGCGGTGGGCTTCACCGCCGAACAGCTCGAGGTCGAGCTCACCTGGCTCGACGAGCACGTCGGCGACAAGCCCTACGGCGTCGACCTGGTGATCCCGTCCAAGTACGAGGGCAAAGGCATCGACGGACTCTCCCCCGAGGAGCTCGAAGCCGAGCTCGCCAAGCACGTTCCGCAGGGCCACCGCGATTTCGCGGCCAAGCTGCTTGCCGATCACGGTGTGCCGGAACTGCCCGCCGACGAGGTGCATCCGCAGCTGCTGGGCTGGACCGCCACCACCGCCGCCCCGCAGATCGAGGTGATCCTGCGGCACCCGAAGGCCAAGCTGGTGGCCAACGCGCTGGGGACGCCGCCGCCGGATGTGGTGAGCAAGATCCAGGAGTCGGGGCGGTTGATCGGCGCGCTGTGCGGTTCGGTCAAGCACGCGCTCAACCACAAGGCCGCGGGTCTGGATTTCGCGGTCTGCCAGGGCACCGAGGGCGGCGGCCACTGCGGTGAGGTGTCCTCGCTGGTGCTGTGGCCGCAGGTGATCGACGCGGTCGGCGATATGCCGGTGCTGGCGGCGGGCGGTATCGCCGACGGCCGTCAGGTCGCGGCGGCGATGGCGATGGGCGCGGCCGGCGCGTGGACCGGTTCGATCTGGCTCACCGTCGAGGAGGCCAATGTGCCGCCCGCGCAGATGCAGACGCTGATCGAGGCCAGCAGCCACGACACCGTGCGTTCGCGGGCGTGGACCGGTAAGCCCGCGCGCATGCTGCGCAATGACTGGACCGAGGCGTGGGAGCAGGCCGACACCCCGGATCCGCTGCCGATGCCGTTGCAGATGATGGTCGCCCTCGACGGCGTCAAGCGCGGGCACAAGTACCCGGAGGCCGCCAAGGACGTGAACTTCAATCCGGTCGGTCAGGTCGTCGGCATGATGAACAAGGTCGAGCGTTCCTCCGATGTGATGGCGCGGCTGGTCGAGGAGTACGTGGAGGCCTGCGAGCGGCTGAACAAGCTCAACGGCGCGCTGTGAGGTAGTCACCAGACAGGAAGGCCGCCGGACCGAGGGGTCCCGGCGGCCTTTTCCGTTCGGCGGCACTGAGTTTCGCCGCGCCTATCGGGGGCTACCGAGGCGCCGTCACGGCGGTCCGGAGAATCGCTCCCGTGGGGCAGCCCGGAAAACCCGCCGGACGGAGGGACGGTCGGGAATGCCGACGCCCGTCAGGCAGTCGCGGCCTGCGTGGAATCGGGCTCCTCGGCCGCGTCCAGCAATTCCGCGAAGCGGGCGAGGACCTTCTCGTGATACATGCCGAAGAGGTCTTCGAAGAGCGCGAGCTGCGCCTCGGAGGGACCGGAATCGGACTCCCACACCGCCATCATCGCCCGCCACACCAGCACGTGCAGGTCGGCGGCGCCGGCGAAGTAGGCCTCGATCGCCTCGGGCACCTCGAGCACCATCTCGCCGATCGAGTTCAAGATCGCGCGCTGCATGCTGGAGCCGAGCGCGGTGAGCAGCTTGCGGACCAGGCCGATCTCCACCGAGAGGATTTCGCGGTAGTCCGGAACCTCCAGGCGGGCAAGCGCTTCCAGGGTGTCGATATCGGCCTTGAGCTCGGCCGGGTCGGTGTCGCAGCGGCCGGCGGTGTAGGCCAGCAGCGCGTCCATCACGATGCCGCGCTCCACCTCGACGATGTCGCGGAACATCTCGATCGCGACCTCGGGCATGGGCACCGAGTACCGGAACAGATGCCGGTAGACGTCGATGCCGCCGAGTTCGCGGACGTCGCGAATGGTGAAGCCTTTGCCGCGGCGGGCGTCGACGAAACCGTAGGACTCCAGCCTGCCGAGGGTGAGCTGTGCGGTGGCACGGTTCATCTCGAATTCGTCGGCGACCTGGCGCACCGAGGGCATCAGTTCGCCGGGCCGGTACTCCCCCGCGGCGACCCGGCGTGCCAGCTCATCGGCAGCGTCGGCGACCACCGTCCGGGATCCCATCCTGCACCCTCACCTTCGTCCATACGTCCCAGACAGTCTAGGCGCAATGTGCCAGACTGCACATGGATACTACGGGTCGGCGCAGTGTGAGGTGAATCATGACCACTCGATGGGGCAATGGCCGGGCGAAAGGCCGCCCCGACGGCACGCCGCCGATGAGCCGCGCGGTGCGCAATGCCAGGATGGCGGCCATTCCGGTGGCTTATGCAGGGCGGCGGGCGGCCGGGGCGGGCCGGCGCGCGCTCGGTCGTTCGGCCGAGGAAGTGGATCGGGAGATCCAGTTGCGGACCGCCCAGCACATCTTCGAGGTGCTCGGTGAGCTGAAGGGTTGCGCGACCAAACTCGGTCAGCTGCTGTCTATTTATCAGCTCGCATTGCCCGAAGATATAGCCGGTCCCTATCAGATTGCCTTGACCCGGCTCCAGGACGCCGCGCCGGTCATGTTGCCGCCGACGGTCGATGCGGCGCTGGCCGCGAGCATGGGCGGGGGCTGGCGGGGCGCGTTCCGCGAGTTCGACGATCGGCGCGCGGCGGCGGCCTCGATCGGGCAGGTGCATCGCGGGGTGTGGCACGACGGCAGGCCGGTGGCGGTCAAGATCATGTATCCGGGCGGGCGCGCTGCGGTGGAGGCGGATCTGACTCAACTGCGGCGCATTTCGACGCTCGCGTCGGTGTTCCTGCCCGGCGCCGACGTCAAAGCCGTCACCGAGGCGATCTGCGAGTGTGTGCGCGACGAACTCGATTACGGTGCCGAGGCCGCCAACCAGCAGGCCTTCGCCGCCGCCTTCGCGGGTGCACCCGAGTTCCATATCCCGGCGGTGGTCGAGCAGCGCGGCGATGTGCTGATCACCGAATGGCTCGACGGTACGCCGGTCTCGCGGATCATCGCCTCCGGCAATGCCTGCGAACGTGATCGCGTCGGCAAGCTGATGACGCGGTTCGTGCTGTCCGGCTGGCAGCACGATCTGCTCTACGGCGATCCACATCCGGGCAATTTCCGGCTGCTGCCCGACGGGCGGCTCGGGATCGTCGATTTCGGTGCCTGCTCGCCGTGGCCGAGCGAATTCCGCGCCCTCGCCTACGATTTCTGCGATGCCTTCTTCACCGGCGGCCCGGCCGAACTCGAAGCCGCCGTGCGCGCACACGGTTTCGTCGATCCCGGCCATCCCCTCGACGCCGATGCGTTGGTCGCCGCGCTCGGCGAATGCGGTGAGCCGCTGCGGCACAACTCCTTCCACCTGACCACCCGCTGGCTGCGCAGGCAGGTGCTGCGGACGACGAATCCGCGACTGTCGAATGTGGTGCGCGAGCTGGCCATGCCCGCGCCGTTCACGCCCTTCGCCCGCGCCGGGCTGACCCTGATCGGCGCGTTGAGCCAGCTCGAGGCCGAGGTCTCCTACCTGGACGAGGTGGTGCGCGCGCTGCCGTTTCTGGACGAGGTGTTCCAGCGGGCCGGCACGCTCAGTGCGGGGCGGGCGGGCGAGCCGAGTGCGCAGCGGCGGTTGCGGGTGGTACCGATCGGGTGAGGGGGCATCTGTCGCAGTGCGGCCGCTGCGGCCCGATCGACGGGTAGTGTCCCAGACAATCCGACGCAGGGTGTCTCAGCAATCGTCCGATGATGCCGCCACCTGGTAACAGCTCAGTGCGACAACCACTCTCGCCACATCGGCCGGATCAGATCGGCCAGCACCGTGTAGCCGTCCGTGTCCGGGTGCGCGCCGTCGCCGATGCGGACCTCGTGGCGCCAGATCGGATCGGTGCTCAGCGGCTGATGGACCCGCGCGTACGGCACCTGAGCAGTGGCGCAGAGCTCGGCGAAGCGGGCGTCGAGGGCGGCGGTGCGGGCATTGTGCTCGTCGTCGTCGACCGGTGGCGGTGCGACGACCAGCGCGGGCCAGCCGCGGTCGGCGGCCTCGGCGAGCAGGGCGGTCAGGTTGGCGACCGAATCGGCGGCGGCGGCCCGCGTGCGGCCGTTCTCGATCGTGGTGTCGTTGACGCCGAGGGAGAACACCACGCGCGCGTCGACGTCATCGGGGAGTCGCGGCAGGGATTCGGCCAGCCAGCGCGCCCGGATCTGGGTGGAGGTCTGCCCGCGCACCCCGAGGTTGTACGCGGTCACCGGGTGACCGCAGGCGTGCGCGTCGGCGACCAGGCGCCCGGTCCACCCGAGCGCCGATCGATCACCGGCGCCTGCGACGAAGGAATCGCCGACGAAACAGATACGGGTATCGCGAAGCATCCGACGATCATGCCCTGCGCCGTCGGTGGCCAGCTGCGCCCAGTGCAATAAGATCGCGGTGTTCGTTCGGGAGGGAGTGATCGTGGCAGGGGAATCG
This genomic interval carries:
- a CDS encoding GDSL-type esterase/lipase family protein; amino-acid sequence: MLRDTRICFVGDSFVAGAGDRSALGWTGRLVADAHACGHPVTAYNLGVRGQTSTQIRARWLAESLPRLPDDVDARVVFSLGVNDTTIENGRTRAAAADSVANLTALLAEAADRGWPALVVAPPPVDDDEHNARTAALDARFAELCATAQVPYARVHQPLSTDPIWRHEVRIGDGAHPDTDGYTVLADLIRPMWREWLSH
- a CDS encoding ABC1 kinase family protein, giving the protein MTTRWGNGRAKGRPDGTPPMSRAVRNARMAAIPVAYAGRRAAGAGRRALGRSAEEVDREIQLRTAQHIFEVLGELKGCATKLGQLLSIYQLALPEDIAGPYQIALTRLQDAAPVMLPPTVDAALAASMGGGWRGAFREFDDRRAAAASIGQVHRGVWHDGRPVAVKIMYPGGRAAVEADLTQLRRISTLASVFLPGADVKAVTEAICECVRDELDYGAEAANQQAFAAAFAGAPEFHIPAVVEQRGDVLITEWLDGTPVSRIIASGNACERDRVGKLMTRFVLSGWQHDLLYGDPHPGNFRLLPDGRLGIVDFGACSPWPSEFRALAYDFCDAFFTGGPAELEAAVRAHGFVDPGHPLDADALVAALGECGEPLRHNSFHLTTRWLRRQVLRTTNPRLSNVVRELAMPAPFTPFARAGLTLIGALSQLEAEVSYLDEVVRALPFLDEVFQRAGTLSAGRAGEPSAQRRLRVVPIG
- a CDS encoding NAD(P)H-dependent flavin oxidoreductase, translating into MRTEICDRLGIEFPIFAFTHCRDVAAAVSNAGGLGVLGAVGFTAEQLEVELTWLDEHVGDKPYGVDLVIPSKYEGKGIDGLSPEELEAELAKHVPQGHRDFAAKLLADHGVPELPADEVHPQLLGWTATTAAPQIEVILRHPKAKLVANALGTPPPDVVSKIQESGRLIGALCGSVKHALNHKAAGLDFAVCQGTEGGGHCGEVSSLVLWPQVIDAVGDMPVLAAGGIADGRQVAAAMAMGAAGAWTGSIWLTVEEANVPPAQMQTLIEASSHDTVRSRAWTGKPARMLRNDWTEAWEQADTPDPLPMPLQMMVALDGVKRGHKYPEAAKDVNFNPVGQVVGMMNKVERSSDVMARLVEEYVEACERLNKLNGAL
- a CDS encoding GntR family transcriptional regulator: MGSRTVVADAADELARRVAAGEYRPGELMPSVRQVADEFEMNRATAQLTLGRLESYGFVDARRGKGFTIRDVRELGGIDVYRHLFRYSVPMPEVAIEMFRDIVEVERGIVMDALLAYTAGRCDTDPAELKADIDTLEALARLEVPDYREILSVEIGLVRKLLTALGSSMQRAILNSIGEMVLEVPEAIEAYFAGAADLHVLVWRAMMAVWESDSGPSEAQLALFEDLFGMYHEKVLARFAELLDAAEEPDSTQAATA